In Triticum aestivum cultivar Chinese Spring chromosome 5B, IWGSC CS RefSeq v2.1, whole genome shotgun sequence, the following proteins share a genomic window:
- the LOC123111335 gene encoding vacuolar protein sorting-associated protein 32 homolog 2 has protein sequence MLKKLISKTKSKKKKEAASSSLPTLDRLHETLEMLEKKERLLQKKSSAEIEKAKDYTKAKNKNAAIQCLKKKKLYETQIEQLSNFQLRVHDQIIMLENAKATTDTVDALRSGSSAVKAIQQSLSIDDIENAIEEANEHTENMKQIQDALATPFGASAEFDEDELEAELEDLEEEELDLELPEPPRGTHVAPSTSAATSRPAASDFAELTKLQAEMAL, from the exons ATGCTGAAGAAACTGATATCGAagaccaagagcaagaagaagaaggaggctgccTCTTCTTCCCTCCCCACCTTGGATCGACTACATGAG ACCCTAGAAATGCTGGAGAAGAAAGAGCGTTTGCTTCAGAAAAAGTCTTCCGCGGAAATAGAAAAGGCTAAGGACTATACAAAGGCAAAGAATAAGAATG CTGCAATTCAGTGTTTAAAGAAAAAGAAGTTGTATGAGACACAGATTGAGCAGCTATCAAATTTTCAGTTGCGAGTTCATGATCAG ATTATAATGCTTGAAAATGCGAAGGCAACAACTGACACTGTTGATGCTTTGCGCTCTGGGTCATCTGCTGTCAAAGCTATTCAACAGTCCCT GAGTATTGATGACATTGAGAATGCAATCGAAGAGGCGAACGAGCATACGGAAAATATGAAACAGATACAGGATGCACTTGCTACACCATTCGGTGCTTCGGCTGAATTCGACGAG GACGAGTTGGAGGCAGAACTGGAAGACCTCGAGGAGGAAGAACTGGACCTGGAGCTGCCTGAACCGCCGCGGGGGACACACGTGGCACCATCAACGTCGGCTGCGACTTCTCGACCGGCGGCTAGCGATTTCGCTGAACTGACCAAACTTCAAGCAGAGATGGCGCTTTAG